In Cydia fagiglandana chromosome 16, ilCydFagi1.1, whole genome shotgun sequence, the following are encoded in one genomic region:
- the LOC134671714 gene encoding zwei Ig domain protein zig-8-like: MALLFGALVLALVGCTGCTDNINGVNTDGVQELDYTDVDLGLAQRGPHFDVAYSKNVTALVGKTAQLNCRVHDLGNRTVSWIRHRDIHLLTSGRMTYTSDQRFISVHNPHTEDWILKIRFPQRRDSGIYECQVGTTPPIGHRMYLSVVEPLTTILGGPDLFINMGSTINLTCVVQHSPEPPPAIRWTHNEEEINYDSPRGGVSVITEKGETTTSHLLVQRARVPDTGRYTCAPANANPKSVQVHVLSGEHPAAMQHGGQLRLQYPLSAALLSLIVTLMGC; the protein is encoded by the exons GATGTACGGACAATATAAACGGCGTGAACACGGACGGCGTGCAAGAGCTGGACTACACTGACGTGGATCTGGGTCTGGCACAACGAGGGCCACACTTTGATGTGGCGTACTCTAAGAACGTCACGGCGTTGGTTGGGAAGACTGCGCAGCTTAACTGCAGAGTGCACGATCTTGGCAACAGAACG GTCTCATGGATCCGACACCGCGACATCCACCTCCTGACCTCCGGTCGGATGACGTACACCTCGGACCAGAGGTTCATCAGCGTCCACAATCCTCACACAGAAGACTGGATATTGAAA atAAGGTTTCCACAACGGCGGGATTCGGGAATCTACGAGTGCCAAGTCGGCACCACCCCGCCCATTGGTCACCGGATGTATCTATCCGTCGTTG AACCGCTGACGACGATCCTGGGAGGTCCAGACCTGTTCATCAATATGGGAAGCACCATCAACCTGACGTGTGTAGTGCAGCACTCCCCTGAGCCGCCTCCGGCTATTAGATGGACACACAATGAGGAG GAAATCAACTACGACTCACCCCGCGGCGGGGTGTCCGTCATCACCGAAAAGGGGGAGACGACCACATCTCACCTTTTAGTGCAGAGGGCAAGAGTGCCCGACACTGGGCGTTACACGTGCGCGCCGGCCAACGCCAATCCGAAATCCGTGCAAGTGCACGTTCTTAGTG GAGAACACCCAGCAGCAATGCAACACGGCGGCCAGCTACGCCTGCAGTACCCGCTGTCGGCTGCGCTTCTCAGCCTCATCGTCACCCTTATGGGCTGCTAG